In the Chryseobacterium sp. MYb264 genome, one interval contains:
- a CDS encoding glycoside hydrolase family 88 protein: MSKLIQSEFEWADKQYKYLMKTVPEDKMPQSFKDGKLITKDISWWCSGFYPGSLWMIYEQTKDPEIRKEAEKRLKMIEPNKTFTRDHDLGFMMFCSFGNAYRITKNPEYKNIILTSAESLSTRFRPNMQAILSWDKMADFKGPVIIDNMMNLEMLMWASQNGGSKKLEEVAVTHANTTIKNHFRRDFSSYHVIDYDVNTGDVLNKKTFQGYADSSAWARGQGWALYGYTMMYRLTKDKKYVMQAQNIAKFILNHPSMPEDKIPYWDFDDPKIPNVPRDASAAAIIASALLELGQYSNGEEKQHYIDTAKQIIVSLSGEKYQAKLNENGGFLLMHSTGGLPLNSEIDVPLIYADYYFLEALKRYKDWYL, from the coding sequence ATGTCAAAGCTTATTCAAAGTGAATTTGAATGGGCTGATAAGCAGTATAAATATTTAATGAAAACCGTTCCCGAAGATAAGATGCCTCAGTCTTTTAAAGACGGAAAGCTGATTACTAAAGATATTTCGTGGTGGTGTTCAGGATTTTATCCGGGCTCACTTTGGATGATCTACGAGCAGACGAAAGATCCGGAAATCCGAAAAGAAGCGGAAAAAAGGCTAAAAATGATTGAGCCTAATAAAACATTTACCCGCGATCATGATTTAGGCTTTATGATGTTCTGCAGCTTCGGAAATGCGTATAGAATTACAAAAAATCCTGAATATAAAAATATTATTCTTACCTCTGCCGAGTCCCTTTCAACAAGATTTCGCCCGAATATGCAAGCGATTTTATCGTGGGATAAAATGGCTGATTTCAAAGGCCCTGTGATTATCGATAACATGATGAATCTTGAAATGCTGATGTGGGCGTCCCAAAATGGAGGCTCTAAAAAGCTGGAAGAGGTGGCCGTTACACATGCCAATACAACGATTAAAAATCATTTCCGTCGGGATTTCAGTTCGTATCATGTCATTGATTACGATGTGAATACGGGAGATGTTTTAAACAAAAAAACATTTCAGGGATATGCCGATTCTTCGGCTTGGGCGCGCGGACAGGGTTGGGCTTTATATGGCTACACCATGATGTATCGGTTGACGAAAGATAAAAAATATGTAATGCAGGCTCAGAATATAGCGAAATTTATTCTTAATCATCCTTCGATGCCTGAAGATAAGATTCCGTACTGGGATTTTGATGATCCTAAAATTCCGAATGTTCCGAGAGATGCTTCAGCAGCAGCAATTATTGCTTCTGCGTTGCTTGAGCTTGGGCAATATTCAAATGGAGAAGAAAAGCAACATTATATTGATACCGCAAAGCAAATTATTGTGAGTTTATCCGGTGAAAAATATCAGGCAAAACTGAATGAAAATGGTGGATTTTTATTGATGCACAGCACAGGAGGATTGCCATTAAATTCAGAGATTGATGTTCCGCTGATTTATGCAGATTATTATTTTCTGGAAGCTCTAAAAAGATATAAAGATTGGTATTTATAG
- a CDS encoding MFS transporter encodes MSKISNISTFQAFRSTNYTLYFFGRSVSQFGTWMQRTAVVWVIYSMTHSAFMLGLTIFAEQFPSFIFSAFGGVAADRYNRYKIVQITQILSLIQASILAFLVMTGHQNIWSFLILSVFLGIINAYDVPARQSMINEVVEDDDDLQSALSLSAAMASLAKLLGPALSGIILQKFGAGTCFLINAGSFAAVMASIYFMKIKTIPKKSIKKGTFTELAEGFKYIKQQPSIMWVIVMLCITGLFILPYDTLIPVYAKEIFNGDAQTFGYISSFIGAGAVLATVILASLKKGTSMRNILILSSIILSIGLICFSYTTNFYVSMFFAAVTGFGAVAQFTTCNIIVQSEVIPEMRSRAISILLTAIFGMLPLGSLLTGFVSERIGAQKTLLIEGIFGILIALFFRNLLFKKAKAKPVDQGLLDQSEEEFINKI; translated from the coding sequence ATGAGCAAAATTTCTAATATCAGTACATTTCAGGCATTTAGAAGTACAAATTATACCCTTTACTTTTTCGGACGTTCCGTTTCCCAGTTTGGAACCTGGATGCAACGAACTGCTGTGGTTTGGGTGATTTACAGCATGACCCATTCTGCGTTTATGTTGGGATTGACTATTTTTGCAGAACAGTTTCCATCGTTTATATTTTCTGCATTCGGAGGTGTTGCAGCCGACCGTTACAATCGTTACAAAATTGTTCAGATCACTCAGATCTTATCATTAATTCAGGCTTCAATATTGGCTTTTTTAGTGATGACAGGCCATCAGAATATCTGGAGCTTTTTAATCTTAAGTGTTTTCCTCGGAATTATTAATGCTTATGATGTTCCTGCCCGCCAATCGATGATCAATGAAGTCGTCGAAGATGATGACGATTTACAAAGTGCTCTTTCCCTCAGCGCTGCGATGGCAAGTCTTGCAAAATTATTAGGTCCTGCTCTTTCGGGAATTATTTTACAGAAATTCGGAGCCGGAACCTGCTTCCTGATCAATGCAGGAAGCTTTGCCGCTGTTATGGCTTCTATTTATTTTATGAAAATTAAAACCATTCCTAAAAAATCAATAAAAAAAGGAACTTTTACCGAATTGGCAGAAGGTTTTAAATATATTAAGCAGCAACCCTCTATTATGTGGGTGATTGTGATGCTGTGTATTACCGGACTTTTCATTTTACCTTATGACACGCTGATTCCCGTGTATGCAAAGGAAATTTTTAATGGAGATGCCCAGACTTTCGGTTATATTTCGAGCTTTATCGGAGCCGGAGCTGTATTGGCAACAGTGATTTTAGCTTCATTAAAAAAAGGAACTTCCATGAGAAATATTCTGATTCTGAGCTCGATTATCCTCAGCATTGGACTGATTTGTTTTTCTTACACTACCAATTTTTATGTTTCCATGTTTTTCGCAGCAGTTACAGGGTTCGGGGCAGTAGCACAGTTTACAACCTGTAATATTATCGTACAATCTGAGGTGATTCCTGAAATGCGTTCGCGTGCCATCAGCATCCTGCTTACCGCGATATTTGGTATGCTTCCATTGGGAAGTTTGCTGACAGGTTTTGTTTCTGAAAGAATCGGAGCACAAAAAACATTGTTAATTGAAGGAATTTTCGGAATTTTAATTGCCTTGTTTTTCAGGAATTTATTATTTAAAAAAGCAAAAGCAAAACCTGTAGATCAGGGATTATTAGATCAATCCGAAGAAGAATTTATCAATAAAATATAA
- a CDS encoding 3-oxoacyl-ACP synthase III family protein, with protein MTSKIIGVGNYIPSETITNLFFDNHLFLSQDGSALKENNATITSKLKKITGIEERRYASADQVTSDLGLIAAQKAIEDSGIDPETLDYIIFAHNFGDVKFGTVQSDAVPCLAARVKHLLQIKNNFCVAYDVLFGCPGWIEGVIQANAFIRSGIAKKCLVIGAETLSRVVDIHDRDSMIYADGAGAVVLETSSDESGLKSHLSASFTFKEKDYLYFGKSYNNDACQDTKYIKMDGRKIYEFALVKVPDAMKQCLDKSGYSIDQLNKIIIHQANEKMDEAIVERFYQLYDKQVPENVMPMVIEKLGNSSVATIPSLLSMILKDELDLHQIEKGDIVLFASVGAGMNINAIVYKF; from the coding sequence ATGACAAGCAAGATTATCGGAGTGGGAAACTATATCCCTTCAGAAACGATTACTAATTTATTTTTCGATAACCACCTATTTTTAAGTCAGGATGGTAGCGCTCTAAAGGAGAACAATGCAACCATAACCTCAAAACTCAAAAAAATCACAGGAATTGAAGAAAGGCGGTATGCGAGTGCCGATCAGGTAACTTCTGACTTGGGATTAATAGCCGCTCAAAAGGCCATCGAAGATTCAGGAATAGATCCGGAAACGCTTGATTATATTATATTTGCTCATAATTTTGGTGATGTAAAATTCGGAACTGTGCAATCGGATGCCGTGCCTTGTCTTGCGGCGCGAGTGAAACATTTACTTCAGATAAAAAATAATTTCTGTGTTGCCTATGATGTTCTGTTCGGTTGTCCGGGCTGGATTGAAGGTGTGATTCAAGCCAATGCTTTTATCAGATCAGGTATTGCTAAAAAATGTTTGGTAATCGGTGCGGAAACACTTTCCCGAGTAGTTGATATTCACGACAGAGACAGTATGATCTATGCCGATGGCGCAGGAGCTGTGGTTTTAGAAACAAGTAGCGATGAATCGGGGCTAAAATCTCATCTTTCGGCTTCCTTTACTTTCAAAGAAAAAGATTATTTATACTTTGGAAAATCATATAATAATGATGCTTGCCAGGATACCAAATACATTAAAATGGATGGCAGAAAGATCTATGAATTTGCCTTGGTAAAGGTTCCGGATGCGATGAAACAATGTCTTGATAAAAGCGGATATTCTATCGATCAGCTGAACAAAATTATTATTCATCAGGCTAATGAAAAGATGGATGAAGCAATTGTTGAAAGATTTTACCAACTTTACGACAAGCAAGTTCCGGAAAATGTAATGCCGATGGTTATTGAAAAGCTAGGAAACAGCAGTGTAGCAACTATTCCTTCTTTATTATCGATGATTCTGAAGGATGAATTAGACCTTCATCAAATAGAAAAAGGAGATATTGTACTTTTTGCTTCAGTGGGGGCGGGAATGAATATTAATGCTATTGTTTATAAATTTTAA
- a CDS encoding winged helix-turn-helix transcriptional regulator produces MRKENSTNSMNEKALQNFCNASKTLMMISGRWKLSILFKLLDENINYSEFKVLLPEISDRTLSKQLNEMIQDELISKEKDKTSSIYSLTEKGRKLQLVLSSLSDFQK; encoded by the coding sequence ATGCGAAAAGAAAATTCTACCAATTCGATGAATGAAAAAGCACTGCAAAATTTTTGCAATGCTTCTAAAACGTTAATGATGATCAGCGGTCGCTGGAAACTTTCGATTTTATTTAAATTGCTTGATGAAAATATCAATTATTCTGAATTTAAAGTTCTTTTACCGGAAATTAGTGACAGAACACTTTCTAAACAGCTGAATGAAATGATTCAGGATGAATTGATTTCCAAAGAGAAAGATAAAACCTCTTCCATTTATTCACTCACGGAAAAAGGGAGAAAATTACAACTTGTTTTGTCTTCATTATCAGATTTTCAGAAGTAA
- a CDS encoding 5'-nucleotidase, lipoprotein e(P4) family, which yields MKNFSLIIGSCALALMTSCKTASPETSAQHTPYENLNRDGKIYAAFYQQRAAEYEALCLQAYNIAKLRLDEALAQKSDKPLAIVSDIDETFLDNSYYAVERAKMGKSYDQKTWEEWTAKGAATPLTGSQEFYQYAASKGVQVYYVTNRTENERTGTLKNLKKYNFPLQNENNLIVRSKESSKESRRNDIAKNYNIVLLLGDNLADFSNIFDKKTEAERSSAVKNSANDFGKKFIIIPNVGYGDWESSFYNYKYDYTDQQKDSMMYDAVKSNP from the coding sequence ATGAAAAATTTCAGTCTGATTATCGGAAGCTGTGCGCTGGCTTTAATGACATCTTGTAAAACAGCATCACCAGAAACTTCAGCTCAACATACGCCTTACGAAAATCTTAATCGTGACGGGAAAATATATGCCGCTTTTTATCAGCAGAGGGCTGCCGAATATGAAGCCCTTTGTCTGCAGGCTTATAATATTGCAAAATTGCGTCTGGATGAGGCTTTAGCACAAAAATCGGATAAACCTTTAGCCATTGTTTCAGATATTGATGAGACTTTTCTTGATAATTCCTATTATGCTGTTGAAAGAGCAAAAATGGGTAAAAGTTATGACCAAAAAACTTGGGAAGAATGGACTGCGAAAGGTGCAGCCACTCCGTTGACCGGTTCTCAGGAGTTTTACCAATATGCGGCCAGCAAAGGTGTTCAGGTATATTATGTAACCAACCGTACAGAAAATGAACGTACCGGAACTTTAAAGAATCTGAAAAAATACAATTTCCCACTTCAGAATGAAAACAATCTAATTGTACGTTCTAAAGAAAGCAGTAAAGAAAGCAGACGAAATGATATTGCTAAAAATTATAATATCGTTTTACTTTTAGGCGATAACCTTGCAGATTTCTCGAATATTTTTGATAAGAAAACAGAAGCAGAAAGATCATCGGCTGTAAAAAATTCAGCTAATGATTTCGGAAAAAAATTCATCATTATTCCAAATGTAGGATATGGTGACTGGGAATCTTCTTTTTATAATTACAAATACGATTATACCGATCAGCAAAAGGACTCAATGATGTATGATGCTGTGAAATCTAATCCTTAA
- a CDS encoding cysteine hydrolase family protein, with protein MNKALLVMDMQLSILNRVEDSSNLVNNVAKAIKKAREEGIPVIFVVLGFRNRIPEVNENNKIFSEFKKHLANVDMSDWSTIHPDLKVEKDDIIVTKRRVSAFSGSDLEVVLRGMNIQHLVLTGIATSGIVLSTVREAADKDFELTVISDCCTDSDSEVHQVLMEKVFPKQAEVISLNEW; from the coding sequence ATGAACAAAGCATTGCTGGTAATGGATATGCAGTTATCTATCTTAAACCGCGTAGAAGATTCTTCAAACCTTGTAAACAATGTAGCAAAAGCTATTAAAAAAGCCCGCGAAGAAGGTATTCCGGTTATTTTTGTGGTGTTGGGATTCAGAAACCGAATTCCTGAAGTGAATGAGAATAATAAGATTTTCTCAGAATTCAAAAAACATTTGGCAAATGTTGATATGAGCGACTGGTCTACGATTCATCCCGATTTAAAGGTGGAAAAAGATGATATTATCGTTACCAAACGCCGTGTGAGCGCTTTCAGCGGAAGCGATCTTGAAGTTGTTCTTCGAGGCATGAATATTCAGCATTTGGTTTTAACCGGTATCGCAACAAGTGGGATTGTGCTCTCAACCGTGAGAGAAGCGGCAGACAAAGATTTTGAATTAACTGTAATCTCTGATTGTTGCACTGATAGCGATTCGGAAGTTCATCAGGTTTTAATGGAAAAAGTTTTCCCGAAACAGGCGGAAGTTATTTCACTGAACGAATGGTAA
- a CDS encoding SDR family NAD(P)-dependent oxidoreductase codes for MKSKEAFRESLIGKTVVITGGTSGVGRATAEAFALEGCNIIIAARGQEALDETVALCRGLGVGAKGIPTDVSIASDVQNLANKALQFNGRIDIWVNNAGVMSSGRFEEIPMDINEQVIKTNLFGYMHGAYSVLPIFKKQEDGILINNVSIGGFMPAPYSAVYSATKFGIRGMMECLHGEISDFKNIHICNLYPQIQRSTGNMHSAKFSGLDFKIPPFAADPRDTAAKIVELAKNPRKDLFPDFTSLMLKNIYGLFPKPIINTASAGMRLMMKVKNAPPDSGNVLEPSSEPHRIYGETILPVPSKNTKIAMLAGLGLGLAYMFLKVKTSKK; via the coding sequence ATGAAATCAAAAGAAGCTTTTAGAGAAAGTCTTATAGGAAAAACCGTCGTGATAACAGGAGGAACCAGTGGAGTAGGACGTGCTACTGCTGAAGCCTTTGCATTGGAAGGTTGTAATATTATTATTGCCGCAAGAGGGCAGGAAGCACTTGACGAGACCGTTGCCTTATGCAGAGGCTTAGGAGTGGGCGCGAAAGGAATTCCGACTGATGTTTCTATTGCTTCCGATGTTCAGAATCTGGCGAATAAAGCTTTGCAATTTAACGGAAGAATAGACATCTGGGTGAATAATGCAGGCGTAATGTCGAGCGGGAGATTTGAAGAAATACCCATGGACATCAATGAGCAGGTGATCAAAACCAATCTTTTTGGGTATATGCACGGAGCCTATAGCGTATTGCCGATTTTCAAAAAGCAAGAAGACGGAATTCTGATCAATAATGTTTCTATTGGCGGATTTATGCCTGCTCCCTACAGTGCAGTTTATTCGGCTACAAAATTTGGAATCCGCGGGATGATGGAGTGTCTTCATGGTGAAATTTCAGATTTTAAAAATATTCATATCTGTAATTTGTATCCACAGATTCAACGTTCCACAGGAAATATGCACTCAGCGAAATTTTCTGGATTAGATTTTAAAATTCCTCCATTTGCAGCAGATCCAAGAGATACCGCTGCGAAAATTGTGGAACTGGCGAAAAATCCAAGAAAAGATCTGTTTCCGGATTTTACGTCACTGATGCTTAAAAATATATACGGATTATTTCCAAAACCGATTATCAATACAGCATCCGCGGGAATGCGACTGATGATGAAAGTGAAAAATGCACCACCGGATTCAGGAAATGTGTTGGAGCCTTCTTCAGAACCTCACCGAATTTATGGAGAGACCATTTTGCCCGTTCCTTCTAAAAATACAAAGATTGCCATGTTAGCAGGACTTGGGTTAGGTTTGGCGTATATGTTTTTGAAAGTGAAGACTTCGAAGAAATAG
- a CDS encoding TetR/AcrR family transcriptional regulator, with translation MSSGTEQDQLSTQILKTASALYLKFGMKKVTMDDISKAIGKSRTSIYYYFKNREEVFQAVLDNLVKEVISEIDFNMNKKQTFEEKVQAFCMTKIKTSEERTSFFIAIEAGMNAEEKSRHTEVIREVHQRLMTAEGNLLFKAFSESINTQNIPEVSMKEQETIIFILLSSIRGIRREMGLKNNFENLQDTVNTLTSMVIKHIS, from the coding sequence ATGTCATCCGGCACAGAACAAGATCAGCTTTCAACACAAATTCTGAAAACAGCTTCAGCGCTGTATCTGAAGTTTGGAATGAAAAAAGTGACCATGGATGATATTTCCAAAGCCATCGGCAAAAGCAGAACTTCCATTTATTACTATTTCAAAAACCGCGAAGAAGTTTTTCAGGCTGTTTTGGATAATTTAGTGAAAGAAGTGATTTCTGAAATTGATTTTAATATGAATAAAAAGCAGACTTTTGAAGAGAAAGTTCAGGCTTTTTGTATGACTAAAATTAAAACCTCTGAGGAAAGAACCTCATTTTTCATCGCAATTGAAGCAGGAATGAATGCGGAAGAAAAATCGCGACACACGGAAGTTATCAGAGAAGTTCATCAACGACTGATGACGGCGGAAGGAAATCTTTTGTTCAAAGCATTTTCAGAAAGTATCAATACTCAAAATATTCCGGAGGTTTCAATGAAAGAACAGGAAACTATTATTTTTATTTTATTGAGCAGCATCCGCGGAATAAGGCGTGAAATGGGTTTGAAAAATAATTTTGAAAATCTGCAGGATACCGTAAATACTTTAACTTCAATGGTTATTAAACATATTAGTTAA
- a CDS encoding VOC family protein, with protein MELSDNITAFHHVSIKAQNFEETIGFYIKLGFEVVHGWSLPEFNLEKCAMLHHQKINYYLEICDKNAEMPTQGRRRLENEEYTENALLHICFMVKDAESARTKALEYGAKDLSEGVFQLDLINKNKSVNVKNSLVYSPNGEVIEFLENVNFG; from the coding sequence ATGGAATTATCAGACAATATTACCGCCTTTCACCATGTATCCATCAAAGCTCAGAATTTTGAAGAAACGATTGGTTTTTACATAAAATTAGGATTTGAAGTTGTTCATGGCTGGTCGCTACCGGAATTTAATCTTGAAAAATGTGCTATGCTTCATCATCAAAAAATCAATTATTATTTGGAAATATGTGATAAAAATGCAGAAATGCCAACACAGGGAAGAAGGCGGCTGGAAAATGAAGAATATACTGAAAATGCTTTACTTCACATCTGTTTTATGGTGAAAGATGCCGAATCTGCAAGAACAAAAGCGCTGGAATACGGAGCAAAAGATCTTAGCGAAGGTGTATTTCAATTGGATCTGATCAATAAAAACAAATCAGTAAATGTAAAAAACAGTTTGGTCTACAGCCCGAATGGCGAAGTGATTGAATTTTTAGAAAATGTGAATTTTGGCTAA